The DNA sequence TTTTATTTTTGTAGGCAAGTAGGTTGGCTGGGCGGAGTAAGGAGCCAACGAGTTGGAATTTTGATTGTGTCATGTCAAAAGCCTCTTTCTAAATTTCTTACTTTTTATTGTACACAAGCTAAGCACTTTTGAAAAATAGTTAATTTAGAGGAAGGGATATAGTTTAAAACTATACCCGAAAAGACCAGTCCTTGCTTGAATACAATTGTTTCCTCTTCACCCCTCTTTTTTGGTAAAATAGAAGAAAAAGGTTTGTTTACTATTTTGATATTTTTTAAATGTGCTATAATCCTTTTGAATAGGATGTAAATGTAGCCAATCCTGTCCTGCATTATCCAAGCGGAATTACAGAAATGGTAAAAGGATAGTTGTACATCATGAAATAAATGAACGTTGGGATTTGAATTTGAAATGAATGATTGTTAAAGGTGATAACATGACAATTAAGATGGTTGTGACCGATATGGACGGAACGCTCTTAGATGAAAAAGGGGAATTCGATCGAGGTCGGTTGAAAAATATATTGGATGAGCTGGACAAGCGGGAGATGCGGTTTGTGGTGGCAACGGGCAATGAAATTCACCGAATGCGCTTGTTATTTGGTGATTTGCTGGAGCGCGTGACCTTGATTGCCGCAAACGGTGCGCGGATTTTTGATAAAAACGAGATATTGTTAGGCACATGTTGGTCTCCGGACTTGGTGGAACAGGTTTTGTCTTATTTTGAAGGGAGAGAACGCGATGTACACTTAGTTGTTACAGCTGAAAATGGTGCCTTTGTCAAAACGGGGACAACTTTTCCTATGATTGAAAAAGTCATGACAGCAGAAATGGCGCAAGAATTTTATCAAAAGATAAACTTTGTCGAAACATTGCATTCAGACGATTTTCCACAAGTTCTGAAAATGAGTATGGTGGTAAACGAGCAAGTAGCAGTTCAGGCTACTCAACAGCTCAATCAGGATTTCGCAGACACATTAAATGCAGTCACAAGCGGCTATGGAGCGATTGACATTTTGCAAAAAGGAATCCATAAAGCTTGGGGGTTAGAGCAATTGATGCAAAAATGGGAAATTCAAGAGCAGGAAATCATGGCCTTTGGAGATAGTGAAAATGACATTGAAATGCTACAATTAGCAGGCATTTCCTATGCTATGGAGAATGCAGATCCTAAAACCAAGGCAGTTGCCAATCACCTTGCACCAGCAAATACAGAGGCGGGTGTCCTGACAGTATTAGAGAGCTATTTGAGCAAAGGAGAGAGTTAATGGCTGTCCAATTATTAGATGAATGGCTTTTGAATGAGCAAGAGCAGGTCAGACAAAAGTACCAAGATTTGAATCGTATATCCGTCAAAGATCCCGATGTACTTTTTCTGGGAGATTCTATCGTAGAGTATTTTCCATTACATGAGTTGTTAAAAACGTCAAAAACGCTAATAAACCGTGGAATTCGAGGTTATCGATCCGATTTGTTGCTAGAGCATTTAGGATCTCTTTTATTTGGGCAGGCAGTTGATAAGGTCTTTCTCCTTATCGGTACCAATGATATTGGCAAGGAAATCCCCCAGCAAGAAACAGTAAAAAATGTGGAAAGTATCATCCAAACGATTGCTAGGAATTATCCTCTTGCAGAAGTTTGTCTTTTATCTGTCCTACCAGTCAATGAAACCGCTACTTATAAAAAGCGCGTTCATCGAAGAAGCAATCAAAAAATTCAAGCCCTCAATCATGCTTATCAAGAGTTAGCTTCTGCTTATATGAGTGTGACCTTTGTGAATGTCTATGACAATCTGCTGAATGAAGCAGGACAATTAAAAGAAGCATTCACCACTGATGGACTGCATTTGACCGTTGCGGGATACCAAGTGTTGGCAGGCTACTTACAAAATAAAAACTTAATATAACCTAAACATTACTCTATCCAAATGAGACATTATAACAACCAGCTATGACATTTTAGTTTATTCGTTTTTTATTTATATTATAATGTCTTTATCTGATTATTTTATACATTAGAATTAATAAGGAGAGAGAAATGATAACTATTTTTGTACTAGAAGATGATTTTGTACAACAATCTAGAATGGAGAGGACGATAAAAGAGGTTATGAAGAAAAATTCTTGGAAATATCGTCGTATTCATATTTATGGGAAACCCAATCAACTACTTGAATCTATTACAGAAAGAGGTTCACATCAACTTTTCTTTTTAGATATTCAAATAAAAAATGAATCAAAAAGAGGGTTTGAGATTGCAGAAGAAATTCGAAGAAAAGATCCAAATGCAACAATTGTATTTGTAACAAC is a window from the Streptococcus anginosus subsp. whileyi MAS624 genome containing:
- a CDS encoding Cof-type HAD-IIB family hydrolase codes for the protein MTIKMVVTDMDGTLLDEKGEFDRGRLKNILDELDKREMRFVVATGNEIHRMRLLFGDLLERVTLIAANGARIFDKNEILLGTCWSPDLVEQVLSYFEGRERDVHLVVTAENGAFVKTGTTFPMIEKVMTAEMAQEFYQKINFVETLHSDDFPQVLKMSMVVNEQVAVQATQQLNQDFADTLNAVTSGYGAIDILQKGIHKAWGLEQLMQKWEIQEQEIMAFGDSENDIEMLQLAGISYAMENADPKTKAVANHLAPANTEAGVLTVLESYLSKGES
- a CDS encoding SGNH/GDSL hydrolase family protein: MAVQLLDEWLLNEQEQVRQKYQDLNRISVKDPDVLFLGDSIVEYFPLHELLKTSKTLINRGIRGYRSDLLLEHLGSLLFGQAVDKVFLLIGTNDIGKEIPQQETVKNVESIIQTIARNYPLAEVCLLSVLPVNETATYKKRVHRRSNQKIQALNHAYQELASAYMSVTFVNVYDNLLNEAGQLKEAFTTDGLHLTVAGYQVLAGYLQNKNLI